In Ferroplasma sp., a single window of DNA contains:
- a CDS encoding IS3 family transposase has protein sequence MYNNGMKISNACYYSGINRITYYYRKKHENIEDRRSSARIDNSTINKIIELCRERVTYGYNRIWALLRNSGIRIARKTVYKIMKNNNLTLPVHSHKNRKELKLLRADRPEMLIETDITYIPTNNGMTYLMCIKES, from the coding sequence ATGTATAATAATGGAATGAAAATAAGCAATGCATGCTATTATTCCGGAATCAACAGAATAACATACTATTACAGGAAGAAGCATGAAAACATTGAGGATAGAAGATCTTCAGCAAGGATTGATAACAGTACCATTAATAAAATAATAGAGCTATGCAGAGAAAGAGTAACATATGGATATAACAGGATCTGGGCATTATTAAGGAATTCAGGCATAAGAATAGCCAGGAAAACAGTATACAAGATAATGAAGAACAACAATTTAACACTTCCAGTGCATAGCCATAAGAACAGAAAGGAACTGAAACTGTTAAGGGCTGACAGGCCAGAGATGCTGATTGAAACAGATATAACATATATACCTACTAATAACGGAATGACCTATTTAATGTGCATAAAGGAATCATGA
- a CDS encoding transposase → MRNIRTGEEKFNIIIESLNSNETIAEICREHGIPVSMFYKWKEQFLEGGRKGLEGKDPDKSLMKENESLKAIIGEMTIANEILKKII, encoded by the coding sequence ATGAGGAATATAAGAACAGGTGAGGAAAAATTCAATATTATAATTGAGTCGCTTAACAGCAATGAAACTATAGCAGAGATATGCAGGGAGCATGGAATACCAGTATCAATGTTCTATAAATGGAAGGAGCAGTTCCTGGAAGGTGGGAGAAAGGGCTTAGAAGGAAAGGATCCTGACAAGTCTTTAATGAAAGAGAATGAAAGCCTGAAGGCAATAATAGGCGAAATGACAATAGCAAATGAAATTTTAAAAAAAATTATATGA